The Bacillaceae bacterium IKA-2 DNA window TCCGATTTTCTTTTTTTCTTACGAACTGATAAACAGTTTGAAAATCTTCTTCCTCTTTTTTGTAGCAATCTTGACAAACATCTCGTAAATTTCTAACAAAAATTTTATTACAATTTGGACAATTTTTTAAATCTGGCACGCTGATCTCCCCTATCCACTACATTTAGTCGAATATCCTCGTCGGCTCTAATAATACCGTTATTTGTACAATCACTATATAGGTCATTCTCGTGCTCAATAGTCTCTGAAATAGAGTCTAGCCCGCAAATCTAGTAAATAATTCGCCAGAATGAATTTCATAATACCAAAAACTAGCCACATCAATCTACAAAGTTGAAAACGGTTCATTTCAACTTTGTAGTATCCTGGTGGCGTAGAATCTGCATTATGAAATTCATTCGACTGAATAACTTTCGAACTTTTCTAACAGCTGTTAATTTCTATTATATTCGAAAACAACGGATTTTTTAAGGGGATTTAGTAGGAATATGTCGTTTTTTCAGTTTATTTTACGAGAATTGTCGTTTGATAGATTTGATATGTTCAATCCGAGAAAATTTAATAGTTTAAAAAGATCAACTATAATCTAGTCTGTCTAGCCCCTAGCAACAGTGAGGGCGTACACATGAGCTGCCTGATTGGCCTTTAAAACAGCTGCCGCTTCATAAAGTGTTGCTCCTGTTGTATAAATGTCATCAACGAGTAAAACTTTCTTGTCTTGGATGGTGTGAAGTAGCGCTGGCACGATTTGAAACTTTTCCTCTTTATCTTCTTCTTGTAAGCGTTCTTTACGTGTTTTTTTACTTTGTTTACGAGATTCTTGAGGTCTTTGCAATACTTCGACGACTTCGAATGGAAGCCCTTCAGCTAATAGTTTTGCTTGATTAAAACTTCGTTCGTAAAGGCGAGTCTCATCGAGTGGAATTGGTACGGCGACATCAACGGGAAATTGTTTGGCTGCTTTTTGTAACGGTTGCCAAAACAACTTTACTAACTCGGCGTCACCTCGATATTTCCAAGTTGCGATCACTTCTTGTAAAAAATCATTATAAACGTACAATGATCGATTTTTTTCTAAAGCATCACTTTGCCATCTGATGCAATCTGCGCATCGATCACCGCTTCTAAATTGGGGATCAAGATGAGCAAAGGGGCGACCGCATTTTCTACAGATCTCACCTTGGATTTCTGTTAGTTTCTCACTACATAGTTCACAAATCATTGCCGGGGTCGTGAGCGCGTAGACAAACTGCCAGCTTATCTTTTCCAAAAAAGGTTGTTTACAAATTAGGCAGTGCATCTAATCGCCTCCTTCTTTTAACTGAAATATCTTGCTAAAATTCAAGTATTTTCATAGTTTTTTTTACACCGATAAAGACAATCAGCTCCCAAGTTTGTTCATTTCGTTAATATGATCAATCGCATCAAGCATTGCTTCTGTTTTCCCATAATGAAAAAAAATAATTTCGCCACTAGGAAATTCGCTGCTGCGACCGACACGTCCTGATATTTGCACGAGTGCGCTTTCGCTAAAAACATCATCATCAGCACCATAGATAGCGACAGCGACATTTGCCACGGTCACCCCTCGTTCCAATATTGTTGTCGTGACAAGAAGTTGAATTTCAGCGTTACGAAATTTTTGAACTTTTTCATTGCGTTCGGGGTCCTCTGAGTGAACTCCATCAAGAGCTTGAAATTGAGTTTGAAGTAGTGGGACGAGCTTTTTAAGGACTGTTACTGAGGGGACAAACAGAAATGCTTGTTGCTGTGCGGCTACTTTTTCTGAAAGCCAATCAGTCAGGAGACTTGGAATATCGGCTTTTTTTAACTGATTTTGCCAGCTACCGATCCATTTTAATTTTGGAACAGGTAGTGGAAAGCCATGATAGCGTTTCGGAATTTTCACTGCGGTTAAAATGCCGTTTTGTACTTGTTTTTGCAATTGCTTATCTGGAGTTGCGGTTAAGAGGATTGTCGTAGCATCGTTTTTGCCAGCTTGATTGATGGCATGTTTCAACATTGGGTCATAGGAAAGTGGGAACGCATCGACTTCATCAATCACGACAAAATCAAAACAATTTTCATAGCGAAGCAGTTGGTGCGTCGTTGCAATGATTAGTTGACCTGACTTGCCGCGATCTTCGCTACCGCCATAGAGTGAGAGAACTTCAACGTCAGGAAAAACTTTTTTTAAGCGCGGTGTAAGTTCATGAACAACGTCTCGACGCGGGGTTGCAATCAGGACATTCTGACCCATTTCAAGCGCGGAGTTTATGCCTTCAAAGAGGATTTCAGTTTTCCCAGAACCACAAGGATTATCTTTAGTAGACCAATATATAAGAAGTATAAAAAGCTTGTCCTATTAATCTTTTTAACTTGTTATATATTAGTCTACATATAATACGTTAGAATTTTAAATTGGAGTTACTTTCTTAACGTGTTCTCTCAATCGAATAACCTCGTCTTTCAGTTCTTCGTGTTCCACCAATTGCAAGAGAAGATTGCGTTTATCTTCTTCAAGTTCTCTCACTTTTTGTCGTAGTTGTTTAATTTGCTGAACTTTTTGTTGGTTCGGTGTGGTGTACAAAACATCTTCTTTAGCTTCTTTTTCTTCAATTGCTTTTCGTTTTTGCATTTCACGTAAACCCATGATCCGCTCTTTGATTTGAAGGTTATTATATAAAGTGGCAGGGGTAACTCCTGCTTCTTCCGCAACAGTTTTAAAGTTGATTTGCTTGGTTTTGGAACGCTTTAATTTTGCTATAGCCTTATCTACTTTTTCAAAAGTTTGTTGTTGACGTAATTTAGCGTGTTCTTTTAACCCAAGCGTGTTATCCTTTTTATTCTTCTTTGTTGCCATGTATCTGTGCCTCCAATCGTTCCACAATCGGGTTTAAATATATCCATTTCGCTTTTAAACGTTGATGTTCTCTTGTCCTACCTTCTGCTTCATAGCGTTCCATTTCACTCTCTAGGAGGTCTAGTTCACGCTTATGGATAGGGTAATATTCCTCCGTAGTTACATAGTTAGGGCAATTGATGAAGATACAACCGTCACCATTATCACATCCCCCCCTACGAGAATCTTGTAGACATATACCAGTAGGTAGAGGATTGATATACATTTCTTTTGTTAAATTAGAAATGAAATCTTCGATTTCTTCTTCGGCTTTGCCTTTAAACTGTTGTGCTAGATTTCTTTTAATGATACTTGCGTTAATACCTGCAATTTTACTATTAGGAGCAATAATACTCTTTACCATATTTGCTGTTTCTTCAATTTTGACTCGTTTGTAATGGTCGGTCATTTCAGATGTAACATGTTGATAATGTTTCATAATAAATGAAATAGGTACTCTCTTTCGAATTAAATCATTACAGTAATTCACTCTAAACTGGTGAGCTTGTAACGGATATAATTCACCATCATCACCTCTTATATCCCATTTTTTAATAAATTTTTTTATTCGAGTATACCAAGAGCTTGAAGGTTTCAGTGTTACTATTTCCCCATAATGACCATGCACTCTCGATAAAAATAATTCTTCAAATTCACTTTCTTGCCTTAATTTATTAGTATGTTCTTCGAGTTCTTGTATCGTGTCTACTACTAACTCATTGACAAATATCTTATGTGGGGTGGGAATACCTCTGTTTGTTTTTGATATCGTACAGTCCATATAATAACCACCTTCTGAAAGTGGCTTAACACAACCTATTTTCAAACTTAAAATTTCGCTAAGACGAAGCCCTGTTTGAGATAACAATATAACTGCACATTTAGTTAAAATTTTATCTTCATTCATTGCACTGTTTATGATACTCTAAAAGTGGCCCATTAATAGAATAATATCAATTGAAAAACGGTCCAGTACTTTAACACTAATCTCTTACTGTTATGATGGCAGTAAAGGGGTGGGATGGAGTGATTGAGATAATGGACAAACATGCAATAATAAAACTAAAGCAGCAAGGTGTATCCAATAGAAAAGCTGCCAAGCTTTTAAACATCAATCGGAAAACAGTCGCAATCTATTGGAATGAGTACCAGAAGAACAATACTCTGTTGAATGCCTTAGACGTTAATAAAAAAGAAGTACAAGAAGTACAAGAAAAAATATGCGAGGCACCAAAGTATAATGCTCAAAATAGAAAGCCAAGAAAGTACACAGCAGAAATCGATACCAGATTAGACGAAATCCTAGAGAGTGAATCTGAAAAGTGTAAAGAGTTAGGTCGACATAAACAACAGCTGACTAATTTGCAAATTCACCAAATGCTAGTCAATGAAAAGTTTGATATTGGATATACAACTATTACAAATAAAATCAGAGAAAAAAGAAACAAACCTAAGGAATGCTTTATTAAACAATCATATGATTTAGGGCAAAGACTTGAATATGATTTTGGCGAAGTGAAGTTAGAAATAAACGGGGAGATCAATACCTATCATCTAGCTGTACTATCTTCACCAGCTGCTGATTTCAGATGGGCGTATTTATATAAGAATCAAAAGCAAGACGTCTTTATGGATTCTCATGTGCGTTTCTTCGATATGTTAGGTGGCGTTTATTCAGAGATTGTGTACGACAATATGAGAAATGTAGTATCAAAATTCATAGGTAAAACTGAAAAAGTCCTCAATGAGAATTTGCTAAAATTGTCACTCTACTACGGATTCGATATCAACGTCACTAATTGTTTCAGTGGAAACGAGAAGGGTAATGAAAAGTATATGATAATGTAAAGTAAGGCTGTTAAATAACCGTAAGTAAAGGATCCCTCGCTGTTTTACTTTACATTATCTGCAACGCAAACACTATTTTATTTATCAAATCTTTTTAGCCATTCCAATAAATCTCCACTTTTTTGCCAAGAAGGTGCACCTTTTGGTACAACATCTGTATATGCTTTTTCAATTGCTTCTCTTTTTTGTTTTGAATCTACCTTAGCGTAAATTTCAGTTGTTTGGACAGAACGGTGACCTAGTATATCACGGATGTATATGAGATTAACTCCTGCTTGGAGTAAGTGCATAGCTTTTGAATGTCTCAGACAATGACAGCTAAATCGTTCTGGGATTAATATTTGATCTTTAATACGAGCCTTGCGTGCATATTTATCTAGTATGTAATTCACCCCTGCCCGGGTCAGTTTTTCTCCTCTTTTGTTACAGAACAATGGGTACATGTTTGCTGACAAACTTAACAGCCCCTGCTCATCCATATATCGATTTAATAAATCTAACGGAGCATCCATCAGAGGGACTATCCGGGCTTTATTCCCCTTACCAATTAACTTTACAGTACATGGTCTGTCAAAACGTACTTGTGACGGAGTGAGGTCAATGATTTCCTGTACTCTTCCACCGCTTTCATACATAATTGACAAAAGAGCAAGATCTCTTCGTCCTATTTTAGTTGACTGATCAGGCATTTCCAAAAGTAGTCTGATCCCATTAAGCGTTAGGTAACTGATTGATTTTGTTTCTGTTTTCTTAACCCGGATTCCAAGGATTCTCTGCCATTCCAAAAGATTATCGGGGCTCTGATACTGGAGATATTGGAAGAAAGAGTGTAATGCCGCAAGGCGGACGTTCCTTGTGGCTGTACTACAGCCACGCTCTGTTTCTATCCAGTCAAGAAAGTGAATAACCATTTCCTTATTAATCATGCCCAGCGTCAGAGAATTTGTTTTTATTCCTTTTTTATCCTTGATAAATGTAAGGAAAAGTACAAATGTGTCTCTATAAGAGGCAATCGTATTTATACTGAACCCCATTTCTCCTGGCAGGTATTTTGTAAGAAATCCTGTCAGATAGCGAGAGAAATCAGTCGGCTTCATAATGGTCAACCTCCGGAAATACATAGGCACAAACGTTATCTACTTCTCTAATTAAATCAGGGTACATGTCAGATGTTAGCCTTACATACTTATCTGTAGCCTCTAATGACTGATGCCCAAGATATTTTGATAATATTGGGAGTGAGTAGTATAAATCTAGCCCAGCTTCTGACATTTTCACAAGAGAGTGTACACTGAAAGTGTGACGAAAGTCATGCATTCTTGGGCCAAAACCCTTCCCACCATGTGGAATTCCTGCATTCCAGAGTATTTTTCTGAACCATTCATATATTGCCTTGGCATTACATTTTTGCCCATTGTTCTTGATAAAAAAATAACCTTTCGGTTCATATTTGCCGGGACGAACATTCCTATATTGAATACACACCTCAGTTAGTGTTTCAGATAATGGGAGTATTCGGTCTTTGCCGTTTTTCGTTTCCCTGACAATAATATTTTTTGCATCAAGATCAACATCCTTACATGTTAGGGATAACGCTTCGCTGATACGGATGCCACAGCCATATAGCATTCTAAATAAAGCGGGGAGTACATACACAGTTGTTTCAAATCGTCTATTAACTTTAAGCGTATCACATGCATCGAAGAATGCATTCACTTCCTTTTTCGAGAAAATATGTGGTACAAACGTACTGCTGTACTTTTTAGGCAATCTCGGTATATGTGATGGATATCCCATATCATTTAAATAGGCGGAAAATTTTGCAATATAATGAATCCTCGCATAACGTGTCTTGTCTGATTCATTTGGACGCTTCTCACTCCATTTATCAACAATCTCCTTTGATAGACCGAGTTTTAATACGGCATTATCTATTGTAAATCTGTCAAATAACGAAAGTGTGTAAGTGGCATCAACAAACTTGTAACCGAGGTTTCTTTTGAAATCAATGTACTGTTCGATTAAACCAGCATAAATACCACAATAGTTCGGCATCATTCCACCTCCTTGGCATAAAATGGCGTTTTTAAGAGTGGAACATCTAATGCGCATTGGCTCAAAGATGTTAAGTCTATTCGTAAATAAGTTTTTGTGCTTTCGGTATTCTTGTGACCTAGCACTTCTGATATAACATGGATGGGTATTTTTTGTTCCAGTAGTTGCCCAGCAAGACTGTGCCTCAAAGCATGAGGACCATGTTTCTTTTCTGTTATGTTTTTAATGCCAGCACGACGGAGATAAAAAGTAACAATGCTATGCAAAGTCGATCTATTTAGGCAGTTATATGGCGGGATTGCATGTAGGAAGACATAAGGAAGATCAGATTTAGGCCGTCCATACTTCAGATAATCGATAATAGCCTCTCCTATTTCTATTAAAAGTGGATGCTCAATCTTATTTTTAGTCTTTTGTTGAACAAGTGTAATTGTATTCTTTTCCCAGTGTATGTTTTCAAACTTCAACAGACAGATGTCAGAAGCCCTCAATCCCAATCGTGCAGCCAATAGTATCATAGCAGCATCACGCTTCCCTTTTGGGCTACTTCTGTCAACAGTATTGATTAATGATTCAACTTCATTTTTCGTATATGTCGTGGGTAGTTTACATTGCTTCTTGTAATTGTCTTTTGGAATTAGGTATGAAAAGTCAATCCCTGTATACCCATTGTCATGTAGATATCTCATAAACCCACGTAAAGTGGTAAGCATGCTGTGGCGCGTTGCAGGTGTATAAAAACCAAGCTGATTCACAAATCCTAAAATGTGTTGTTTTTTAATTGCTTCGGTTTCCATGACTCCTTCTTCATTAAAAAAACTAAGAAAGCGATGAAGATTTAATCGGTAATGACCAAGCGTATTTTCTGTAATACCCAAAGATTTTCGGTGATTAAGGAAATCCACCATAGGATTACCGATGCAACCATAAAATTGGTAGGATTTCTTTGCCCTTCTGTATTGGAACGTTCCTGTAGACTGAAATTCAGTTAGAACATCCACACACCGGATTATGCTCTTTTCCCAATGGCTAAATTCCTCGTATTTCCCAGTACCAATAAAGTCAGCTATAAATGCTCCACCTACTGACGCTGAATAATACTCAATCTGATTGTTTTCCATAAAAGTAGCCAGTTTTTGCCACGCGGAACGATATTGGCTTATCCTTGATTCGGAATAGGACATATCCCGAAGGGATTTAACTACTTCTGAGGACAGTTGTTCAAATGTTTGATATTTTTGTTCCATAATCATAACCTCCTATATTTAACGTAGGCGACCTCGCCTATATTAAATATAGCCATTGAAAATGTAAAGTAAAACAACTAGAATCACTTTGTTTATAGTTATCTAACAGCCTTACTTTACATTATCATATACTTTTCATTACCCTTCTAATGCAAAGCTTTACATTAGAAGGGTCATGTGGAGGGCAGCGTGAAGATAATTAGGAACAAAGCATTTGCGTTAACTTATAAGTTTAAGACATTCGATGATGCACGTGAATACTTGAATACTATATTGATAGAACTCAATAAAGACAGCACTATTTCTGAAGAAATAAAACATCTTCAACCTACAAAACCAAAGCTTGATCTTGCAACAGTTACAGTGCAAAAACCAAATAAATATAGTTTTGTACGAGTTGATAACAACCACTATTCAGTACCGGAGTATCTTGTAGGACGCTTAATAACAATCAAGAAATATTACGACACAATAGGCTTTTATTCAAACAACATACTCGTTTGTGAACACAAAAAAATAGATGGTACTAACGAGATAAGTATTAAAATTAAACATTACTTAAACTCATTAAACAAAAAACCAGGTGCAATCAAGAACTCCCACGCTCTAAAAAGCATACCAAGGTTAAAAGCCATCTATGATACTAATTTTAGCAGAAACAAGAAAAAATTCATAGAGATCATTCAAGAAAATGATGATAAACCAATCGAAGAAATACTATTGATTCTAGAAACATACAATAAATCTCATATCGATATTATTCCATCTATGCACATAGATAAAACTGCACTTAGCAACATCGCTACAAGGCAAGTATCTAGATATAACGAATTATGTTTCTCGGAGGTGGAATAAATGCAAATACAAGAAATGGCCCATATACTAAAATTACCCTATATAAAAACCAATTATCAAATGCTTCTTGATGAAGCAAACCATACAAACATGACCCACCGAGAGCTGATAAGTCGTCTACTCGAAAGAGAATTAGAACTAAGGCTTGAGAATGGTTTAAAACATAGACTCAGAAGGGCTAAATTCCCTCTTAACAAGTACTTAGAAGACTTCGACAAGAGTAAGTACCATAAGAAATTTATACCGAAATTCGAAGAACTAGAAACGTTGCAGTTCATTGAAAATAAAGAAAATATAATCTTAATAGGATCTCCTGGCTGCGGGAAATCACATTATAGTATTGGGCTTGGTATTAAGGCGTGTTTGGAAGGCAAAAGTGTATTGTTTATCTCTGTACCTAACTTAATAATAGAGTTAAAAGAAGCAATGAGTGAAAGCAAACTATCGCAATATAAAACCAAATTTGAAAAGTACAGTCTTGTCGTTTTAGATGAACTGGGATACGTATCATTTGACAAAATTGGTTGTGAAATACTATTTAATTTATTATCAAATAGAAACGATAAAGGATCAATAATCATAACAACAAACTTGGCTTTTGATCGCTGGGAAGAGATTTTTAAAGACCCGATGCTTACTGGTGCAATTGTAGATAGACTTGCTCACAAATCACATATCTTAGATATTTCACGAGAAGTAAGTCACCGATTTGAAGAGACAATGTCATGGCTAAAACCAACTAAATAAGTGGACCTTTTTTCAACTGATTCGTGGACCGCTTTTGAGTTGACAAATACATTGCACTATTTATTATTTTATTGAATATATCTTGAGGGATTTCTTTATATTTTCTATCATCCATTTGTTTATAAGCTTCTTTTAAAAATAATTTAGCCGAATTAATATTCGCAAACAAATTTTCTTTTGGTACGTCCCAACCCTTAATTTGACCAACCTTTATTAGTTCTTCAAGAGCATTAACATACCTAAAACATGTAAAAGGTGCTAAAGGTTTACCATTATTACGTTTATTAGGTTTATTTCTTATATATTCAGCAAAATCTTTGAAAGTTGCAGTGTTTAACTGACTAAAACAATCAATATTATATTTCGAGCAATATTCATTTATAAATACACGTAAATAGGCATATATTTTTTTATAAACGTGTAAAAGAGAAACAACACCTAGTAAATAATAGGCATAATTTTTTAAAGTTTCCTTCATTACAGGACTTTCACAAAAAGTAAAATCTAATTTTTTTACTGAATTAGGTGTTTGATTATTAGTAACTAGGGGAGTTAAATCCCAAATATCATCTTGAAAATATGAGTTACCTACCTTTGGATTTCTTTGGGAAAATTCATTCTGTAGTTGGAGTTGTACATTAGCTTTCTTGTCCATTTTGAAGTTCCTCCAATTTAATGATAATATCTCTTAAAATTTCAACCGTAGGTTGATAATGGTTAACAAAGTGATCCCCAAAAACTGTAGCATTTTTGTCTATTTCTTCCTCTAATTCTACTAAGTGTTTTTTGTGTTCTTCTAGGTATGCAGGTGTCGTAACATAGCGGTGACAACCAAAACACTTATGCATCTTTAAATATGTGGGACAGATTTCTTCATCATCGGTTATTGGTTTAGTGCAATAACCATTTCGCAACTTTGCTTGAGTATCTTTATTTTCCATAAACCATTTAAACTCTTTTTCATCTGGAATCACTTGATTGTTTATTTGGTTTATATCCCCAATAATTCCTACACTCTCGAATATTTCCGCTCGTTCTTTGTCTTTTATGTCGGCATAATATTTTGATGTGGTTTTTAAAGTGTTCCCCAATACACTAGCTACAGAATGTAAATCTGTACCCTTTGAAAGCATGTCAGTAGCTAATGTTCTTCTAAATTGATGATTGGTTATATCAGTAATTTTGCCAGTGTTATCGATGATGTTGTGTTTTTTACAAAACGCTCTTACCCAATCGAGAAATGTACCTTTATGTGGCACTTTAATTTGACCGCAATATTCGGCTCTATCAGGTTTATGCAAAAACAAATAATCTTTAATAGAATCATCAGCTAATTGTCGATATTCTTCAGTGTGGCTCTCAATTTCTCTAATAGCTTTAAGGCAATTGAGGTTTATAGGCATAGGGTCAGTTAGCTTATTTTTTTTCTGCTCGTAACGTTGTAGTTGCCACCCACTAACAGGGTGCTTAGATAAATATTGAACTTTTAACGAATACAATTCTGAAATCCTCATTCCAGTTTCTTTTAAAATGATAATTATATTTCGTTTCAATACATTTGTTTCTATCTTTAAAGCTTCTTCAATTTGAGTAACTACCTCATCTGGAATAAAGTCAATTTTTATATTATTATTCATTATAAATTCTTTACCTGTGAATATTTCGCCTTTTGGCGCTTGCTGAGGATAATGCATTTGAACAAATCGTATGAAACCTTTAAAACTAGATAAAATATGTCTTTTGTGTGCTTGTCCAAAAGGCTTATTTGTATATTTTGAGGTTGTAGTGTTCAAAAAGCTTATCAATAAATCAACTTCATTATTAGTCATAGTATCCAAAGATATAATATCGTTTTCAACTAGAAAGGTATCCACTTGTTTTAAGTTTTGTATTGTTTTGTATAATGTTGAAGGTACTAAAAAGTTGCTTTTGAAATTGACCCATATATACGCCTTTACTAAGCGTTTAAATTCTTCGTTTAGTATCAGAGAAAAGTCTAATTTAGTAAACTTTTTTTCTAAAATATAATTCGAGTCATCTATATCTAATTTCCATACATCTCCTTTTGGGTGTTTGTACCTTATACTCATTCCTCCCAATCAATGCCTTTCAACTTCCAATAAGCAGTTAACGCATTTTTTTGATGTGTTTTACGAACATGTACATATTTTTCTGTAGTTGATATATGTTTATGACCCATAATGTCTTTAACAATAGCTGAATCATGACCTGCTTCCAATAAATCTGTAGCAAAAGTATGTCTTAAATCATGGAAGTTAAAATCAAATCCTACAATTTCTTTAAGGTTTTTGAACTTTTGATAGCAAGCACTATAAGTTAATTGCTTCCCATAATGTTTCTTGGATAAGGCAACAAATACATATTCATGTTCGACATCGATATAGTCTCGTACTTCCATAATGTATTCGTCAAGTTCAATTAACATATCGGTAGGGATTATAATATCTCTATTTTTCCCTTTGCTTTTAACGTTTTTAATAACCGACATCTCATTTTCATGACTAGGAATCGGCAGATTACTATAAGTTAAGTTCAATACTTCTTGTATTCTAGCCCCTGTAGTAGCAAGTATTTTCCATATAAGTCTATCTCTTTTATTGTCAATCGCATTAGCAATACTTTTAATTTGTTCATAAGATAGTAAATTGAAAGGTTGCACTTGAGTCTTAACTTTAAAGATAGATTTATCAAGGTTTTTCTTTTGGATATGGTGTAATAACCCTTTAAATGGTCTAAAATGACTTGGCATCGATTTCATTAAAATAGGATTATTAAAATTTCGAACTTCCGCCCAATATACATAAAAACCATGAACAGTACTTAGAAT harbors:
- a CDS encoding ComF family protein, translating into MHCLICKQPFLEKISWQFVYALTTPAMICELCSEKLTEIQGEICRKCGRPFAHLDPQFRSGDRCADCIRWQSDALEKNRSLYVYNDFLQEVIATWKYRGDAELVKLFWQPLQKAAKQFPVDVAVPIPLDETRLYERSFNQAKLLAEGLPFEVVEVLQRPQESRKQSKKTRKERLQEEDKEEKFQIVPALLHTIQDKKVLLVDDIYTTGATLYEAAAVLKANQAAHVYALTVARG
- a CDS encoding helicase-related protein; its protein translation is MLLIYWSTKDNPCGSGKTEILFEGINSALEMGQNVLIATPRRDVVHELTPRLKKVFPDVEVLSLYGGSEDRGKSGQLIIATTHQLLRYENCFDFVVIDEVDAFPLSYDPMLKHAINQAGKNDATTILLTATPDKQLQKQVQNGILTAVKIPKRYHGFPLPVPKLKWIGSWQNQLKKADIPSLLTDWLSEKVAAQQQAFLFVPSVTVLKKLVPLLQTQFQALDGVHSEDPERNEKVQKFRNAEIQLLVTTTILERGVTVANVAVAIYGADDDVFSESALVQISGRVGRSSEFPSGEIIFFHYGKTEAMLDAIDHINEMNKLGS
- a CDS encoding DUF6262 family protein, giving the protein MATKKNKKDNTLGLKEHAKLRQQQTFEKVDKAIAKLKRSKTKQINFKTVAEEAGVTPATLYNNLQIKERIMGLREMQKRKAIEEKEAKEDVLYTTPNQQKVQQIKQLRQKVRELEEDKRNLLLQLVEHEELKDEVIRLREHVKKVTPI
- a CDS encoding tyrosine-type recombinase/integrase, producing MNEDKILTKCAVILLSQTGLRLSEILSLKIGCVKPLSEGGYYMDCTISKTNRGIPTPHKIFVNELVVDTIQELEEHTNKLRQESEFEELFLSRVHGHYGEIVTLKPSSSWYTRIKKFIKKWDIRGDDGELYPLQAHQFRVNYCNDLIRKRVPISFIMKHYQHVTSEMTDHYKRVKIEETANMVKSIIAPNSKIAGINASIIKRNLAQQFKGKAEEEIEDFISNLTKEMYINPLPTGICLQDSRRGGCDNGDGCIFINCPNYVTTEEYYPIHKRELDLLESEMERYEAEGRTREHQRLKAKWIYLNPIVERLEAQIHGNKEE
- a CDS encoding site-specific integrase, producing the protein MKPTDFSRYLTGFLTKYLPGEMGFSINTIASYRDTFVLFLTFIKDKKGIKTNSLTLGMINKEMVIHFLDWIETERGCSTATRNVRLAALHSFFQYLQYQSPDNLLEWQRILGIRVKKTETKSISYLTLNGIRLLLEMPDQSTKIGRRDLALLSIMYESGGRVQEIIDLTPSQVRFDRPCTVKLIGKGNKARIVPLMDAPLDLLNRYMDEQGLLSLSANMYPLFCNKRGEKLTRAGVNYILDKYARKARIKDQILIPERFSCHCLRHSKAMHLLQAGVNLIYIRDILGHRSVQTTEIYAKVDSKQKREAIEKAYTDVVPKGAPSWQKSGDLLEWLKRFDK
- a CDS encoding tyrosine-type recombinase/integrase; the encoded protein is MMPNYCGIYAGLIEQYIDFKRNLGYKFVDATYTLSLFDRFTIDNAVLKLGLSKEIVDKWSEKRPNESDKTRYARIHYIAKFSAYLNDMGYPSHIPRLPKKYSSTFVPHIFSKKEVNAFFDACDTLKVNRRFETTVYVLPALFRMLYGCGIRISEALSLTCKDVDLDAKNIIVRETKNGKDRILPLSETLTEVCIQYRNVRPGKYEPKGYFFIKNNGQKCNAKAIYEWFRKILWNAGIPHGGKGFGPRMHDFRHTFSVHSLVKMSEAGLDLYYSLPILSKYLGHQSLEATDKYVRLTSDMYPDLIREVDNVCAYVFPEVDHYEAD
- a CDS encoding site-specific integrase encodes the protein MEQKYQTFEQLSSEVVKSLRDMSYSESRISQYRSAWQKLATFMENNQIEYYSASVGGAFIADFIGTGKYEEFSHWEKSIIRCVDVLTEFQSTGTFQYRRAKKSYQFYGCIGNPMVDFLNHRKSLGITENTLGHYRLNLHRFLSFFNEEGVMETEAIKKQHILGFVNQLGFYTPATRHSMLTTLRGFMRYLHDNGYTGIDFSYLIPKDNYKKQCKLPTTYTKNEVESLINTVDRSSPKGKRDAAMILLAARLGLRASDICLLKFENIHWEKNTITLVQQKTKNKIEHPLLIEIGEAIIDYLKYGRPKSDLPYVFLHAIPPYNCLNRSTLHSIVTFYLRRAGIKNITEKKHGPHALRHSLAGQLLEQKIPIHVISEVLGHKNTESTKTYLRIDLTSLSQCALDVPLLKTPFYAKEVE
- the istB gene encoding IS21-like element helper ATPase IstB, whose amino-acid sequence is MQIQEMAHILKLPYIKTNYQMLLDEANHTNMTHRELISRLLERELELRLENGLKHRLRRAKFPLNKYLEDFDKSKYHKKFIPKFEELETLQFIENKENIILIGSPGCGKSHYSIGLGIKACLEGKSVLFISVPNLIIELKEAMSESKLSQYKTKFEKYSLVVLDELGYVSFDKIGCEILFNLLSNRNDKGSIIITTNLAFDRWEEIFKDPMLTGAIVDRLAHKSHILDISREVSHRFEETMSWLKPTK
- a CDS encoding site-specific integrase, which encodes MSIRYKHPKGDVWKLDIDDSNYILEKKFTKLDFSLILNEEFKRLVKAYIWVNFKSNFLVPSTLYKTIQNLKQVDTFLVENDIISLDTMTNNEVDLLISFLNTTTSKYTNKPFGQAHKRHILSSFKGFIRFVQMHYPQQAPKGEIFTGKEFIMNNNIKIDFIPDEVVTQIEEALKIETNVLKRNIIIILKETGMRISELYSLKVQYLSKHPVSGWQLQRYEQKKNKLTDPMPINLNCLKAIREIESHTEEYRQLADDSIKDYLFLHKPDRAEYCGQIKVPHKGTFLDWVRAFCKKHNIIDNTGKITDITNHQFRRTLATDMLSKGTDLHSVASVLGNTLKTTSKYYADIKDKERAEIFESVGIIGDINQINNQVIPDEKEFKWFMENKDTQAKLRNGYCTKPITDDEEICPTYLKMHKCFGCHRYVTTPAYLEEHKKHLVELEEEIDKNATVFGDHFVNHYQPTVEILRDIIIKLEELQNGQES